The Silene latifolia isolate original U9 population chromosome Y, ASM4854445v1, whole genome shotgun sequence sequence AGAGTTCTTCTTGTCGGATTAACTCCGCAATTTCCTTGATCACCTTACGCCTTTCTCGAACTTGAGCCTCACACCTATCACCTTCATTAAGCCTTTGCAACCTATCACGCTTCTTTTTTAAATCCCGCACAACTTTCCCAATGCTCACTCCCTTCCAAGCCGTTAGCTCCGCAGCGCAGAGTCGTATATTTGACATGACATCAGCTGCTCCACCTCCCCATGCCCTCATAATAGCTTCCTCACATCCCTCCACCCCAACCCAGGCTTGCTCAAATCGAAATGGTCTCACGGTTTCTCAGCCTCTTCACGCCGTATAGCAATATGGACACAAATGGGAGCATGGTCCGACCATTCCCTATTAAAATGGAACAATTTAGAGAAAGGGAAAAGGTCCAACCACCGCCCTGTCACCATAGCTCTATCCAACCTGCACTGTCTATTATTCGACCCGGCTTGCCCATTATCATAAGTATAAGCATACCCCTCATATGGGATATCTTGCAGTCCACACTCGTCCACAACATCCCGGAAGTTATTCATCTGCCACTGTTGTCTAGAGCCACCTAACATCTCATTCGCATAGTGAATTTCGTTAAAATCCCCAATACAAATCCATGGGTCCGGTCCCTCTTCCGCTAAAAGACGAAGTTGTTGCCAAGACAAGTGACGATCCTGTGTAGCCGGCCAACCATAGAAGCCCGTCAATCTCCATCTTAAATCATCATGCCTCACCGTCACGTCAATATAGTGATTGGTCACGGACCTCAGGCTGCAGTTAACTTCCTTTTTCCATAAAAGCGCTAATCCCTCTGATCTCCCCTCACTATCTACTTCTAACCCATCGTAACCATCCAGACGACGTTTAACTTTCCTCATATTTTCACTATTCAGCTTCGTTTCACAAAGAAAGATAAAAGTCGGGGCCACCCTCCGGACAAGGTTTTTCAGACCGCCTACTGCATCGGGGTTGCCCAGCCCCCTGCAGTTAAGGCTCAATAGTTTCATTGTGCCCGGCGGGGTTGAGCCACGTCAACCACCGCCTCAGGTATGATGCCCCCCGGCATAAGTTGTACACGTTTTGCAGCAGACCCCTCCCCCTCCTGCATATCAGTCCCGGCTCTCTTTGTATGGACAACCATTCTCCCATCCTTTCGCTGATTAGTTCCCGTTTCTCCCCTTTCCCTTATATCATGTGCCAACCTCCTCCATGTGCCTACTGTTTTCAACCCCTTCCCCTCTGTATCAGTTTCCTTTCTCACCCCATCTACTCCCTCCAGCAGCCCTGCTCCCTCGCCGGTTCATATACCCACCTCCAGCTCCCCTCCTTCCTTATCACAATCCTTAACCAGACCCTCCATGTCATCCTCACCAAGGGAAGCCATATTATTGGGGTGGGCTTCCTCATATTGCACTGCATCAGTATCTGGTTTTTTCCCCACTTTGGTATGCGAGTTCTTGTG is a genomic window containing:
- the LOC141627587 gene encoding uncharacterized protein LOC141627587: MKLLSLNCRGLGNPDAVGGLKNLVRRVAPTFIFLCETKLNSENMRKVKRRLDGYDGLEVDSEGRSEGLALLWKKEVNCSLRSVTNHYIDVTVRHDDLRWRLTGFYGWPATQDRHLSWQQLRLLAEEGPDPWICIGDFNEIHYANEMLGGSRQQWQMNNFRDVVDECGLQDIPYEGYAYTYDNGQAGSNNRQCRLDRAMVTGRWLDLFPFSKLFHFNREWSDHAPICVHIAIRREEAEKP